AGGGATTCAAACTGGCTTCTGGGTTGATGAGCCCATTTTATGTCGACTGTCGCACTCTGATGGCGTTTCCGCATGCGCGCCATGTGGTGGCCCAACGAGCCTGGGAGGTCATCAAGGACCGGGAGATCGACTGTCTCGGGGGGTTGGAAATCGGCGCGATTTCCATCGCCACGTCGATCTCCGACTTTGCCTATCTGGCTTCCCCGCGCCGGGAGTGGCGGACATTCTTCGTGCGCAAGCAGCCGAAGGACCACGGTCTTGGCCGATTGGTCGAAGGTGTCGTGCGGGCCGGGGACCGTGCGCTTGTCGTCGACGATGTGCTCACCAGCGGTGGGTCGGTCGTGAAGGCGATTGTGGCGGCCCGTGAGGCAGGACTCGAGGTGAAGGAGGCCCTCATCATTGTCGATCGAAAGGAACAGG
The genomic region above belongs to Fimbriimonadaceae bacterium and contains:
- the pyrE gene encoding orotate phosphoribosyltransferase, which encodes AVIGFLNSVQSGAFESNGRAPRGRMEPSFKGVRGLMTVRDQLIAAFHATQSFRWDPDKGFKLASGLMSPFYVDCRTLMAFPHARHVVAQRAWEVIKDREIDCLGGLEIGAISIATSISDFAYLASPRREWRTFFVRKQPKDHGLGRLVEGVVRAGDRALVVDDVLTSGGSVVKAIVAAREAGLEVKEALIIVDRKEQDGRARVEQLGVRVVSLLTVDELMSGRPTAP